The Filimonas lacunae genomic sequence ATCCAGTATCTCCTGTTGAAAGGTTTTGAACTTAGAGTCGTGTATCAGCAGGCGTTGTTGCTGTTTAAAAAACTGCAGCACCTTTAGCAATTGAAAACTGGCAGGCAAATGCAGCACATTGTTAATAGCTACAAAATAATCGTATTCCAAAGGCAGCTGCTCTAACCGGTATCCCTCCCCATTCATCCGAATCTGCACCATCACTTCAAAAAAGTGTCCCTTCTTATGCACCACCAATGTAATATGATAAATCAGCTGCCCTATTACCACCTGTTCAATACTGGTAGCCGTAACGTTTTCCGATGCAGCAGCGTTGAGCCGGTAAAAAGCATATTTACAGGGGTTTTTAACAATAGCTTTCAGCGCGTTCATATCCGCTGCACTCTGCGCTTCCTTTACCTGGTTTTGAAAACGGCTGATGCCGGTATAAAACTTTACTTCCAGTGCATGATCCGTTTTCCATACTGCTTCTATGGGATGCACCTGCTGCAACGGATTTTTCAGCTTACCTGACTTAGTGGTTTCCCCCTCATATAATTCTATTACCAGGTGATGGTAATACTTATGTTGCTTTAACACCACTGCCCTGGTAAACAGGTCATGCGTTTGTACCCTTTCTATCACCGTATGCTCCTGCGGCGCAAACAACCTGTTATGCAACAAACGGGTACTTTCTGCCGTTACAGGATATAACTCCGGCGTTTTAGGCCGCATGCTTATTTTCCCATCTATATATTCCAGCACAAAAAAATGTTCCGGGTAATACTCATGTTGCAGGCCATAAGCAGCTGCAAACTGCTGTAGCTTTTGCCTGCGTAGTGCTTCATCAAAAAACATACGCAGGTCTTCCCGCTCCGAAATGTTATACAATACCTGCGCACCATGTTCGCACAGCTTATCTGATGAAGCCTGGCAGGTACACGATACCACCAGCACCGCGTCTTCCTTTACCACCGTAACCGTATAAGGGGCCACATCTACAGTAAAGCCAGCGGCATTCACCTGCAGCGTGTACGGGCGCAGCTCGTTATAGCCCCGGGCATCTGTATGCAAAGCCATTCCCCTGCCACGTTGAATCAACAGCGTGTTAAGTTGCTTTATATCAAAGTTGTAAAAAGTATATACCATGTTTCCGTTGCCAAATTTGGGGCATTTGGCCGACATTTTACACTTTAAGCCAGTTCCCGCTTTTTGGCGTAACATTGTTACTCATTAACCTGCCTTCTGTTATGCTTTCTACTCACCACCAGGTTTTTATAGAGGTTGCCCGGGAAAAAAGCTTTTCCAAAGCCAGCGATACGCTGTTTATATCCCAACCCGCTATCAGCAAGCATATTAAACAGCTGGAAGAATACTATAAGATAAAACTGTTCGACAGAAAGGGCATTCATATTGAACTCACTACAGCCGGCAAGCTGCTACAGCAACGGGTGCTACAGGTAAAAGCCATACAGGAAGAAACCGAGTTCGATTTATCGCTGTTAAATCATCAGTCGCCCGGCAAAGGCATTTTAAAACTGGGCGCCAGCACCACCATTGCTTTGTATATACTCCCCAAAGTGTTGTCCATGTTCCTGCGACAGTACCCACAGATGGAAGTTACCCTGCTCAACCGCAACTCCGAAATTGTGCTGGAAGCCTTATTAAATCAGGAGATTAACCTGGGCATTATAGAAGGCCGTGAAAAGCTTACCAACGTAGTGTATCAGCCTTTTATGAACGACCGGGTAATTGCTGTGTGCAGCAAAAAAAACAGTATTGCAGCTAAAAAGAAATATGCTTTGCAGGAGGTAACACAAATGCCTATTGCTTTACGGGAACGCGGTAGCGGAACACTGGAAGCATTAAAATACACTTTACAAAAACATAAAATAGGATTAAACGACCTGCAGGTAAAGGCCCGGCTGGGTGGAACGGAAGCGCTTAAAAACTTTTTGATTGAATCGGACTGTGTAGGCTTTCTACCACAACGCTCTGTTACTAAAGAATTGAAACACGGCGAGTTAACAGAAATTCACTTCGATGGATTGCTGATAGAACGTAGCTTTTATTTCATACAACGCAAGGGCGAAACCAGCGAAATGAATAAAAAACTGATACAGCAGGCGCGTAAAGTGTATAACGTTAAGTTATAGGTTATAACATAAAGGTATCTGCAAGGTTATAGATGCGGCCTACTTTTATGCAATGGAATTAGTGGCCAATACAACATCCCTGGCAAGCACATTACAATGTCCTTCCTGCGGCAAAACCTACCCTATGCATCAGCTACAGGGTTATGCCACCTGTTGCCAGCAACCACTGGTTACCCGTTATCATTTATCAGCAAACAAACAGGACATAGCACATAACGTATACAATATGTGGCGTTATGCCACAATGTTACCCGTGCTAAACCCGGATAATATTGTAAGTCTCAACGAGGGCTGGACGCCTATTCATTCGCTGCAAAAAATACAACAACGCTTTGGCCGGCAGGTGCTGCTAAAAGATGAAAGTGTAAACCCCACGGGCTCTTTTAAAGCACGGGGCATCAGCGTGGCCGTATCCAAAGCCAAAGAGCTGGGCGTAACACATTGTATCATCCCTACAGCCGGTAACGCAGGGGGGGCATTAAGCGCCTATTGCGCCAAAGCCGGCATCAAAGCCACAGTGATCATGCCACGCATTACTCCTGTTACCTTACAGGAAGAATGCCGCATGTATGGCGCAGAGCTAATACTGGTAGACGGGCTTATCAATGCCTGTGGCAAACTGGCCCGGCAAATGGTAGAAGAAACAGGTGCTTTTGATATGTCTACCCTGAAAGAACCCTACCGGCTGGAAGGAAAAAAAACAATAGGCTACGAACTGGCCGAACAACTGCAATGGCAGCTGCCCGATGTTATCATATATCCTACCGGTGGTGGTACCGGGTTAATTGGCATGTGGAAGGCCTTTCGCGAAATGCAGCAACTGGGCTGGATAACCGGCAAACTACCCCGTATGGTAGTAATACAAACTCAAAATTGCGCACCCATGATACAACTGTTTGAACAAGGTAAAATAGCGCCTGGTTTTCAGGCGATACCTACAATGGCCTATGGCTTAGCCGTTCCCGAGCCTTTTGCTAAAGACATGATGCTGGAAGTACTGCACCATAGCGATGGTGCAGCTTTAACAGTAACAGAAGATGAAATAGAAAACGGTATGCAGGAAATGGCGGCTACCGAAGGTCTGTTGCTTTCTCCGGAAGGCAGCGCTACCTACGAAGGACTAAAAAAGCTGATTGAAAAAGACTGGATTCATCAGGATGAAACAGCCTTGCTATTCAACACAGGCGCATGGTATAAATACCGTTAGCCGCCATTTACCGTTGGTTATCCGCTCAACGCCACCACTGGCGTTGAGGGTAATCGGCCCCTACCTGCACCGGCTCGCCAATCATAGGCGTAGTAACAGGCATATGCAAGGCAGCCGCCGCAGCCGTTACCCGTTCTATAGGCTCGTTCCACGGATGCAAAGCCAGTTTAAACTTCGCCCAATGCACCGGCAACAATAGTTTTGCCTGCAACTCAACCGCCGCCTGTGCCGTTTGTTCCGGCATCATATGTATATAAGGCCAGGCTTCATTGTACTGACCACATTCCAGTATCACAATGTCAAAGGGGCCGTATTTCGCACCTATTTCCTGAAAATGTTTGTCGTAGCCCGAGTCGCCACCAATAAACAATTTGTAACCAAATATTTGCAGCACAAAAGAAGACCATAACGATCCACCACGCTTTAATCCTCTTCCTGAAAAATGTCGGCCGGGTGTGGCTGTTAAGGTAATGCCTTCGGCCAGTGTTTCTGTTTCCCACCAGTCCATTT encodes the following:
- a CDS encoding LysR substrate-binding domain-containing protein, with amino-acid sequence MLSTHHQVFIEVAREKSFSKASDTLFISQPAISKHIKQLEEYYKIKLFDRKGIHIELTTAGKLLQQRVLQVKAIQEETEFDLSLLNHQSPGKGILKLGASTTIALYILPKVLSMFLRQYPQMEVTLLNRNSEIVLEALLNQEINLGIIEGREKLTNVVYQPFMNDRVIAVCSKKNSIAAKKKYALQEVTQMPIALRERGSGTLEALKYTLQKHKIGLNDLQVKARLGGTEALKNFLIESDCVGFLPQRSVTKELKHGELTEIHFDGLLIERSFYFIQRKGETSEMNKKLIQQARKVYNVKL
- a CDS encoding threonine synthase; translated protein: MHQLQGYATCCQQPLVTRYHLSANKQDIAHNVYNMWRYATMLPVLNPDNIVSLNEGWTPIHSLQKIQQRFGRQVLLKDESVNPTGSFKARGISVAVSKAKELGVTHCIIPTAGNAGGALSAYCAKAGIKATVIMPRITPVTLQEECRMYGAELILVDGLINACGKLARQMVEETGAFDMSTLKEPYRLEGKKTIGYELAEQLQWQLPDVIIYPTGGGTGLIGMWKAFREMQQLGWITGKLPRMVVIQTQNCAPMIQLFEQGKIAPGFQAIPTMAYGLAVPEPFAKDMMLEVLHHSDGAALTVTEDEIENGMQEMAATEGLLLSPEGSATYEGLKKLIEKDWIHQDETALLFNTGAWYKYR